The Vigna radiata var. radiata cultivar VC1973A chromosome 6, Vradiata_ver6, whole genome shotgun sequence DNA segment GTGTCAATTTggttactatttttataaaaactatcaACTTCATCCACATTAATCATTCCGTTAATTTGATAGATTTTTAAAGTAAGCAACTaaaccttatatatataattacattattccagagttgatttgaaattaatttgataggtttttaaaatcaaattcagcttttagtttatttaattcttttatcttttattttaaaattagatttcaTAGTTTAACTAATTCGTTTATAACTTACGTAAGTGTTACAACAATATAGATCatgctattatttttaatgatttaaataatatataaaactttcatgtattatttaatttatttatattccacCTTATTGAATTGTAGTTGGTCTCAATTAGATAAAcagattaaataatattgaaaatttttattatctaataaaaataactcaataaatattttaaatatatataaaataaaaaaaatatttgttataataagATTATTATCAAACCCATATTATctctataatatatttattttattaattgattcaatcaaatttaaaattgacgaactttattatattaaatagaaCAATCAAAGATGATTCTCCCTCCCTTCAATTTCTTACTTCTTGTTTGGCTACACAGTTGAATCTTTGATGTCCTACATGTTCTATATCTCTGCTAAGACTAATACTAatcctaaatatatatatataatacaacaaacatatttatatacttGTATCAGGAATACAAATCTCAATGCACTCTACTCTCTGTCCTGCATAAATAACCAATCCTCCAATTTACTGGGTGGGGTAACCCTCTTCCTGATTAACATTTCAATAGTAGGACATTCTCTCTTCCTCCCTCCCCTCGGCCTTGACCTGAACTCTGCATCAGCTTCTTCAAAATCACCCTGAATCAAAAGAAACTTGAGTATGACAATTCAAAAGCAAAACTTTCACACACCATCTCTTCTCAGATAACTTTTGGCACAACCGGATACCGAAGCAAAAATGTAGAACTTACGAGGGTAAAAACATGTTTAGCAGTTTTTTCGTGATTATCCCGCACATGTTTGTAAGCAAATCTCATGCCACAATCACGAAACCCACACCGAAAAGGTTTTTCTTTAAGGTGCACAGCCTTCTTATGCTTATCAAGATTAGATTTCTATTGAAACAATGAAGAACAGATTAATATAAAGTTCCATCGAAACCAGATTGAGAATTCTATAATATTATGCACAACCACAAGATTTAACATGTATTACTTTAGAGAATGTGCAGCTACAACCCTTAAACTCGCATTGAAAGGTCTTCGAGGAACTGCTGTCAGCTTCATGTGAACGAAGGTGACGCTTAATATTCTTCTTCAGTTGCTTAGACCCACAAATGTCACAGGTCATATATTGATGGGAGGAATTTACATGAGCTCTAAGGCCCTCAACATTAGCAAAATGCTTCATGCAACCAGGTTCTAAGCACACCACCTCTATTGATTCCAGCTTAACTGCATGATAAAgacttttttcaaaattgtaacCAACAGGACATTTCACTAATTCGTATATAAAACCTAAAACAAAAGCCTACCATGAGAATCTTCATGCTTTTTTAGCTTTGAAGGAAATTCGAAAACCTTTCCACAGCCAATCTCTGGACACACATGTTGTTTGTGACTTTTGTCAGCGGCGGCAGTGGAACTGCCATCGTGAATCTCCTCAACGTGTCTTTTCACATTGCCTTGCACAGAGAACTCAATGTTGCAGTTCACAACAGGGCACTTGAATGTCTTCCCTTCATGTAGTAGAAGGTGCCTAGTCAGGTGGTCCTTCCTTCGGTAACTCGCATGACAATCATCAACAGTGCACACAAACGGCCTCTGGAAACATCACAATTGGTTAACGACAAAAAACCCAAACATAAACATCCTCATACCCTGACAAGAACAAGAAACAAATGAACAAACTGCCAACCTCAAATTCAAAGAGCGTGACTGAGGCATCCTTGATGGAGCTTCACAGGAGGTCTCCCTACCTGATACTGATCCATCAAGTCTAAACTCGTTGCCTCGTGCATTTTGGAGTTCGTTGTCTGGGATCCAATGCTTCACACTATTAATCCATAATTTTCCAATGATTTTAGAATCTTATAGATTACATTCCTGCAAAATTTATATCTTCAGCCTAATGCAACAGTACTATTAAGTCACAACAAGAGCTACCTCTCCGACATGTTTCAAATAACACAATAGTACATAAAACATgtattatatctattattctctgctgataaaaaaaatatgtttgtcATGCTTTCAGAATTTTACATCTACAAATTGTCTTATATTTAAGAATGTAAAGGTAAATACCTCAAACGAGTGACTTTGCATGTGCTGCAACAAATATGCGTGTTTCTTGAAAGTGACACCACATTCCTCGCAGGTTTTGGATTTTGAAGACTCCGTTTCAGGATCTGTTTCTTTTCTAGCCTTCTCATCCTCTTCCTAGAAAGACACAAAAATCAACGAAGTCTTATATGACCGTATACATCCACCAAATcgtaataatttaaataaggaTGATTGTGAAgggtttaatttttcaaaagaacaaacaaaaatatagaaaataaaactaccTTGTGTTGCGAATTGATGTGAGAGGTAATTAGGGTTTTCTTGGATCTGCAGATACCGCAGTACTGGCAGAAATAACGTCTAATATATCTGCGCTTTGGCCTTTCTTCAATTGTCACGGCTTCAACCATTGTTTTGGTAAAGAGATACAGAGAACAATCGAAGAGTGCACAAATTCAATGTGGATATGAGGATGGTGTATGTGGCGATTTTGCGAAGCTGCGAATGAAGAGTGTGAGCTGCTAGGTTTTACGGCAACTAGGAGTATATATAGAAGACCCATACGATGTCGTTTGGGTGGTTaactaaaattagaataaaattaaatattttattcatcaaatttgtttttttttttttcatgattccTAAATTTCCaagaataattctttttttagcTTTACGCCTTCCAACTCGTTACCAGTATGACCAGAGGTATCTAGTTCAGTAATGACACGTATCAAAAAGTATACTGATGAAATTTTtatctaaaacattttttaacccttaaaatttggatcgatttttttattttatttttaatttaaaattaattttaattctcaaatataaaattaatatgtaaagtcttttaaatttgaaagtagTTTTTTAAtctccaaatttaaaaatattgttttaatctcCAGGTATAAAATCATGAATatgttatttgaaatttaaaagtgataaattatatctttaaaattattataaatatattttttattatttaaacttaatCATGTAAAAATACGATTATGTTTTCTATCCTTCGTTTTTGTTATCTAAAGGagttaaatgagaaaaaaaatatatgtaatatcaaagattaaatttctaaatttaaaata contains these protein-coding regions:
- the LOC106763926 gene encoding transcription factor IIIA, translated to MVEAVTIEERPKRRYIRRYFCQYCGICRSKKTLITSHINSQHKEEDEKARKETDPETESSKSKTCEECGVTFKKHAYLLQHMQSHSFERPFVCTVDDCHASYRRKDHLTRHLLLHEGKTFKCPVVNCNIEFSVQGNVKRHVEEIHDGSSTAAADKSHKQHVCPEIGCGKVFEFPSKLKKHEDSHVKLESIEVVCLEPGCMKHFANVEGLRAHVNSSHQYMTCDICGSKQLKKNIKRHLRSHEADSSSSKTFQCEFKGCSCTFSKKSNLDKHKKAVHLKEKPFRCGFRDCGMRFAYKHVRDNHEKTAKHVFTLGDFEEADAEFRSRPRGGRKRECPTIEMLIRKRVTPPSKLEDWLFMQDRE